A portion of the Pedobacter cryoconitis genome contains these proteins:
- a CDS encoding Gfo/Idh/MocA family protein, producing MKKTNKEIDASNRRSFLKTTAIAAASFMIVPRHVLGGNGFIAPSDRLIVAGVGAGGKGGSDIANFAKSGKADIGFLCDVDTNRAAGSVKSFPKAKFYKDWRELLDKEHKNFDAVSVSTPDHSHAMIALAAMQLGKHVYVQKPLTHDIYEARKLTEAAKKYKVVTQMGNQGASNDGPRQMKEWYDAGLIGDVHTVYAWTDRPVWPQGIPWSANKADIPKNLDWDLWLNSAPYKDYVEKLVPFNWRGWWDYGTGALGDMGCHLLEAPFSVLGLKYASEVEASVGSVYVDEFKRGYFPDSCPPSSHVTLKFPKTAKTQGDVTVHWMDGGIQPTRPEELEANEVFGDGGNGTLFIGTKGKMVSETYSANPRLLPLSRNKDIKVPEKFARVPKGAEGHYAQWVEACIAGHGKKELSSPFEIAGPLTEALLMANLAIRANDVQRKDANGKVSYPGRNIKLLWDNDNMKVTNFDAVNQYVKREYRKGWTLGA from the coding sequence ATGAAAAAAACCAACAAAGAGATAGACGCGTCTAACAGGCGTTCGTTTCTTAAGACAACAGCAATAGCCGCAGCTTCATTTATGATTGTACCCCGCCATGTATTGGGAGGCAATGGATTTATAGCGCCGAGTGACAGATTAATAGTAGCAGGAGTTGGAGCAGGTGGGAAAGGTGGTTCAGATATTGCAAATTTTGCTAAAAGCGGAAAAGCAGATATCGGATTTTTATGTGATGTAGATACAAACAGAGCTGCGGGATCAGTGAAAAGCTTCCCTAAAGCTAAATTTTATAAAGACTGGCGCGAATTGCTTGATAAAGAGCATAAAAACTTTGATGCAGTTAGTGTTTCAACGCCAGATCATAGTCATGCAATGATTGCCCTTGCTGCCATGCAGTTGGGTAAACATGTATATGTTCAAAAACCATTAACGCATGATATTTATGAGGCCAGAAAGCTAACAGAAGCGGCTAAAAAATATAAAGTGGTTACGCAAATGGGTAACCAGGGTGCCTCAAATGATGGTCCCCGTCAAATGAAAGAATGGTATGATGCTGGTCTGATTGGAGATGTACATACCGTTTATGCCTGGACAGATCGTCCGGTATGGCCGCAAGGTATTCCATGGTCTGCAAACAAAGCTGATATTCCTAAAAACCTGGATTGGGATTTATGGCTGAACAGTGCTCCTTACAAAGATTACGTAGAAAAACTTGTTCCTTTTAACTGGAGAGGCTGGTGGGATTATGGAACAGGTGCATTAGGAGATATGGGATGCCATTTGCTGGAAGCTCCTTTTAGTGTGCTTGGTTTAAAGTATGCTTCTGAAGTAGAAGCCAGTGTTGGTTCTGTTTATGTCGATGAATTTAAACGCGGTTATTTCCCGGATAGTTGCCCGCCTTCAAGTCACGTAACGTTAAAATTCCCTAAAACTGCTAAAACTCAGGGCGATGTTACCGTACATTGGATGGATGGTGGTATTCAACCCACGCGTCCGGAAGAACTGGAAGCCAATGAAGTATTTGGTGATGGTGGTAATGGAACGTTATTCATCGGAACAAAAGGAAAAATGGTGAGTGAAACCTATAGCGCGAATCCTCGTCTTTTACCATTGAGCCGTAATAAGGACATTAAAGTTCCTGAAAAATTTGCGCGTGTACCGAAAGGCGCAGAAGGTCACTATGCGCAATGGGTTGAGGCTTGTATCGCCGGTCATGGCAAAAAAGAACTGAGTTCTCCGTTCGAAATTGCAGGCCCGCTTACCGAAGCCTTGTTAATGGCTAACCTTGCGATCAGAGCAAATGATGTACAACGCAAAGATGCCAATGGAAAAGTTAGTTATCCTGGCAGAAATATCAAACTGTTATGGGATAATGACAATATGAAAGTTACCAATTTTGATGCTGTAAACCAGTACGTCAAACGCGAATACCGCAAAGGATGGACACTGGGTGCTTAA
- a CDS encoding c-type cytochrome: MKKTLLILGCISLAIASCGNPGATTEGSTTAASTDTETTVKAQTPSEMLPGEKLIATADCIGCHNKTQKVIGPAYVDIAAKYPSSEENINKLADVVIAGSKGTWGDLPMTPHPNLSKDDAKQMVTWILSLKK; the protein is encoded by the coding sequence ATGAAAAAGACACTGTTAATTTTGGGATGTATTAGTTTAGCGATAGCTTCTTGCGGAAACCCGGGAGCTACTACTGAAGGATCAACTACAGCAGCTTCAACAGATACTGAAACTACGGTAAAGGCACAAACTCCATCAGAAATGTTGCCTGGTGAAAAACTAATAGCTACAGCAGATTGTATCGGCTGCCATAACAAAACTCAAAAGGTAATCGGACCTGCCTATGTAGATATCGCAGCAAAATACCCTTCAAGCGAAGAAAATATCAATAAATTAGCTGATGTAGTGATTGCCGGAAGTAAAGGAACCTGGGGCGATCTGCCAATGACTCCTCACCCTAACTTAAGCAAAGACGATGCAAAACAAATGGTGACCTGGATTTTGTCACTAAAAAAATAA
- a CDS encoding GMC oxidoreductase, which produces MNLNTKATAQNTYDAIVVGSGISGGWAAKELTEKGLKVLLLERGRNIEHIKDYTTAMKKPWEFEHRGKLTEVQKDAHPVQKRDYPYQEFNESFWVNDHECPYTEVKRFDWYRGFHVGGKSLMWGRQSYRFSDLNFEDNKKDGHGNDWPIRYKDLSPWYDHVEKFAGISGQVENWPALPDGHFLPPMEMNCVEKDVKKRIEDKWKKSRIMTIGRTANLTVPHGGRGSCQYRDRCSRGCPFGAYFSTQSSTLPAAVATGNLTLRPFSLVDHIVYDKETQKATGVVIIDSETKENIEYFAKIVFVNGSTLGSTFLLLNSTSAEHPNGLGNASGELGHNLMDHHFRCGASGDAEGFDDKYTYGRRANGIYVPRYQNMGGDKRDYLRGFGYQGGASRTGWHKDVAELAFGGDFKDLMTQPGAWKMGLGGFGESLPYHENRVYIDKTKKDKWGMPVLAIDCEFKGNEEKMRIDMMNDAAEMLEAAGIKNIQTYDAGSTPGMAIHEQGTARMGNDPKTSVLNKWNQMHEVKNVFVTDGSCMPSIACQNPSLTFMALTARAADFAVSELKKGNL; this is translated from the coding sequence ATGAATTTAAACACAAAAGCAACCGCACAAAATACATACGATGCTATCGTAGTCGGATCAGGAATAAGTGGAGGATGGGCAGCAAAAGAACTAACTGAAAAAGGACTTAAAGTTCTGTTGCTTGAACGCGGCAGAAACATTGAACATATAAAAGACTATACTACAGCAATGAAAAAGCCATGGGAATTTGAACACCGTGGTAAATTAACTGAAGTACAAAAAGATGCACACCCGGTACAAAAGCGTGATTATCCTTACCAGGAATTCAATGAAAGCTTTTGGGTGAATGACCACGAATGTCCGTATACAGAAGTTAAACGTTTTGACTGGTACCGCGGATTTCACGTGGGTGGAAAATCATTGATGTGGGGCCGTCAAAGTTACCGTTTCAGTGACCTGAACTTTGAAGACAATAAAAAAGATGGTCATGGTAATGACTGGCCTATCAGATATAAAGACTTAAGCCCATGGTATGACCATGTAGAAAAGTTTGCAGGAATTAGTGGTCAGGTAGAAAACTGGCCTGCTTTACCTGATGGACACTTTCTGCCACCAATGGAAATGAATTGCGTGGAAAAAGATGTTAAAAAGAGAATAGAAGATAAGTGGAAGAAATCACGTATCATGACTATTGGCCGTACAGCAAATCTGACTGTTCCCCATGGAGGAAGAGGAAGTTGCCAATACCGTGACAGATGTAGCAGAGGTTGTCCTTTTGGTGCTTATTTCAGTACACAGTCTTCTACCCTTCCGGCTGCAGTAGCTACTGGAAACCTTACTTTACGCCCTTTCTCTTTGGTAGACCATATTGTTTATGACAAAGAAACGCAGAAAGCAACAGGTGTAGTGATCATCGATTCAGAGACTAAAGAAAACATAGAATACTTTGCAAAGATTGTCTTTGTAAATGGTTCTACTTTAGGCAGTACTTTCTTATTGTTAAATTCAACTTCTGCTGAGCATCCTAATGGTTTAGGGAATGCGAGTGGTGAGCTTGGACACAATTTAATGGATCACCATTTTCGTTGTGGTGCTTCTGGAGATGCAGAAGGTTTTGACGATAAATATACTTATGGCCGCAGGGCAAATGGTATTTATGTACCAAGATACCAGAACATGGGTGGCGATAAACGTGATTATTTACGTGGATTCGGTTATCAAGGTGGTGCAAGCCGCACAGGATGGCATAAAGATGTCGCTGAACTTGCTTTTGGTGGCGACTTTAAAGATCTGATGACACAGCCAGGTGCCTGGAAAATGGGATTAGGTGGTTTCGGGGAGTCTCTTCCTTACCATGAAAACAGGGTTTATATCGATAAAACCAAAAAAGATAAATGGGGTATGCCGGTATTGGCTATTGACTGTGAGTTTAAAGGTAACGAAGAAAAAATGCGTATTGACATGATGAATGATGCAGCAGAAATGCTGGAAGCAGCAGGAATCAAGAATATACAAACTTATGATGCGGGATCAACTCCAGGTATGGCTATCCATGAGCAAGGAACAGCCCGTATGGGAAATGATCCTAAGACTTCGGTATTAAATAAATGGAACCAGATGCATGAAGTTAAAAATGTGTTTGTAACGGATGGCTCTTGTATGCCATCGATTGCTTGTCAAAATCCTTCGCTGACTTTTATGGCTTTGACAGCAAGAGCAGCAGATTTTGCAGTAAGTGAACTAAAAAAAGGTAATCTTTAA
- a CDS encoding sugar phosphate isomerase/epimerase family protein codes for MTTIKGPAVFLAQFIGDQAPFNSLDGICQWAADLGFKGIQMPTLDNRFIDLQQAAESKTYADELKGKINSYGLEITELSTHIQGQLIAVNPAYDKVFDGFAPAAYHNNPAARTEWAVQQLKYAAKASQHLGLNAHATFSGSLLWHMFHPWPQRPEGLVEEGFKELARRWLPILNEFDTCGVDVCYEIHPGEDLFDGITYEMFLEQVNFHPRACLLYDPSHFVLQQLDYIQYIDLYHERIKAFHVKDAEFNPTGRQGTFGGYQSWANRAGRYRSPGDGQVDFKTIFSKLAQYDFKGWAVMEWECCIKDSETGAREGAEFIKNHIIPVTTRAFDDFAATGADSEFNKQILGIK; via the coding sequence ATGACAACAATCAAAGGACCAGCAGTTTTTTTAGCCCAGTTTATTGGAGACCAGGCCCCGTTCAATTCCCTTGACGGGATTTGTCAGTGGGCGGCAGATTTAGGGTTTAAAGGTATACAAATGCCAACCCTGGATAATAGATTTATTGACTTGCAGCAAGCAGCAGAGAGTAAAACCTATGCGGATGAACTGAAAGGAAAAATCAATTCATATGGCCTGGAAATTACAGAACTTTCTACGCATATTCAAGGTCAGTTAATCGCAGTTAATCCTGCTTATGACAAGGTATTTGATGGTTTCGCGCCAGCTGCTTATCATAATAATCCTGCAGCCAGAACTGAGTGGGCAGTACAGCAGCTGAAATATGCGGCAAAGGCTTCTCAGCATCTTGGTTTGAATGCACATGCTACTTTTAGTGGTTCTCTTTTATGGCATATGTTCCATCCCTGGCCACAAAGACCAGAAGGGTTAGTAGAGGAAGGTTTTAAAGAACTTGCCCGCCGCTGGTTACCGATATTAAATGAATTTGACACTTGTGGTGTAGATGTTTGTTATGAGATCCATCCTGGTGAAGATTTGTTCGACGGGATAACTTATGAGATGTTTTTGGAGCAGGTAAATTTCCATCCAAGAGCATGTTTATTATATGATCCGTCACACTTTGTATTACAACAACTGGATTACATCCAGTATATTGATCTGTATCATGAAAGAATTAAAGCTTTCCATGTAAAGGATGCAGAATTTAACCCAACTGGCAGACAAGGTACTTTTGGCGGTTACCAAAGCTGGGCAAACCGTGCAGGGCGTTACCGTTCTCCGGGAGATGGACAGGTAGATTTCAAAACTATCTTCAGTAAATTAGCTCAGTATGATTTTAAAGGTTGGGCAGTAATGGAATGGGAATGCTGTATTAAAGATTCTGAGACTGGTGCAAGAGAGGGTGCTGAGTTTATTAAAAACCACATCATTCCGGTAACCACCAGAGCATTTGATGATTTCGCTGCGACAGGTGCAGATTCAGAATTCAACAAACAAATATTAGGTATAAAATAA
- a CDS encoding gluconate 2-dehydrogenase subunit 3 family protein, producing MERRDAVRNIAFLMGGALSATTIGVFLDSCNTPSTKKGSGLFSADQDQLITEVADIIIPSTKTPGAKAAGVGPWISMMVRDCYPKEAQDVFVKGLEDLEARSKKEYNNSFLKISVKERGELLGKVRDETVAAQKADGEKAAAAEKAKGTGKTLTNTVKAAKYGPQGPSYFFAIARDLTMLGYFTSEIGATQALEYIDVPGRYNGCVDLKPGQKVYSS from the coding sequence ATGGAAAGAAGAGACGCAGTCAGAAACATTGCCTTTTTAATGGGAGGCGCATTATCTGCTACTACAATCGGAGTATTTCTTGACAGCTGTAACACCCCTTCCACTAAGAAAGGATCGGGACTATTTTCAGCAGATCAGGACCAGTTGATCACTGAAGTAGCTGACATTATTATCCCGTCAACTAAAACACCGGGTGCAAAAGCAGCAGGTGTAGGGCCATGGATTTCAATGATGGTCAGGGATTGTTACCCTAAAGAGGCACAAGACGTATTTGTGAAAGGTCTTGAAGATCTGGAAGCACGTTCTAAAAAAGAATACAACAATTCATTCCTTAAAATTTCTGTAAAAGAACGCGGAGAATTACTTGGAAAAGTAAGAGATGAGACCGTTGCTGCTCAGAAAGCTGATGGTGAAAAAGCCGCAGCTGCAGAAAAAGCTAAAGGAACTGGAAAAACTTTGACAAATACTGTTAAAGCTGCTAAATATGGCCCACAAGGCCCTTCTTACTTTTTTGCCATCGCAAGGGATTTAACCATGCTAGGTTATTTCACTTCAGAAATCGGTGCAACACAAGCGTTAGAGTACATTGACGTTCCTGGCCGTTACAATGGCTGTGTTGATTTAAAACCTGGACAAAAAGTTTATTCTTCTTAA
- a CDS encoding Gfo/Idh/MocA family protein, with product MNGKIRMGMIGGGKNAFIGAVHRIAANIDGQIELVCGALSSNPETAKESGELLFLAADRNYGTYQEMIEKESLLPATARMHFVTIVTPNFAHFAPAMMALEHGFHVVIDKPISLTLAEAKLLRDKILETGLTLALTYTYSGYPMVKQARQMVKDNAFGKIRKILVEYPQGWLSLPSERDGNKQSAWRTDPSKSGISGCMGDIGTHAAQLAEYISGLEITKICADLNIMVDGRALDDDGNVLLKFNNGANGVLVASQIAAGEENALKIKVYGEKGSLEWHQEEPNTLKVKWLDAPTQLYRAGQGYLTSAAQFNARTPAGHPEGYLEAFANIYRNFALTLKSKQEGKTPTPEMLDFPGVEDGVRGMAFIENVVASGLSDQKWFDFKI from the coding sequence ATGAACGGTAAAATAAGAATGGGGATGATCGGTGGCGGTAAAAATGCTTTTATAGGCGCCGTCCACCGTATCGCAGCCAATATAGATGGTCAGATAGAACTGGTTTGCGGAGCTTTAAGTTCCAATCCTGAAACCGCAAAGGAATCGGGCGAATTATTGTTCCTGGCAGCAGACAGAAATTACGGGACTTACCAGGAGATGATCGAAAAAGAGAGTCTCCTGCCTGCAACTGCAAGAATGCATTTTGTAACTATTGTTACACCTAATTTTGCGCATTTTGCACCTGCAATGATGGCATTGGAACATGGTTTCCATGTGGTGATTGACAAGCCGATCAGCTTGACACTGGCAGAAGCTAAACTACTCAGAGACAAAATATTGGAAACTGGTTTAACGTTAGCACTTACCTATACGTATTCTGGTTATCCGATGGTTAAACAGGCCCGTCAAATGGTAAAAGATAATGCTTTCGGGAAGATCAGAAAAATCCTGGTAGAATATCCTCAGGGCTGGCTAAGTTTACCTTCTGAACGTGATGGCAACAAACAATCTGCGTGGAGAACTGATCCTTCGAAAAGTGGGATTAGTGGTTGTATGGGTGACATCGGAACACATGCTGCACAGCTTGCCGAATATATTTCAGGTTTAGAGATTACAAAAATCTGCGCAGACCTCAATATCATGGTAGATGGCCGCGCGCTTGATGATGATGGAAACGTTTTGCTCAAGTTCAACAACGGAGCAAATGGTGTTTTAGTGGCTTCACAGATTGCTGCGGGAGAAGAAAATGCATTGAAGATTAAAGTTTACGGGGAAAAAGGAAGCCTGGAATGGCACCAGGAAGAACCGAATACGCTGAAAGTAAAATGGCTGGATGCCCCCACTCAACTTTACCGCGCCGGACAAGGTTATTTAACCTCTGCGGCACAGTTTAATGCGAGAACACCAGCAGGACATCCGGAAGGTTATCTGGAAGCTTTTGCGAACATTTACCGGAATTTCGCGTTAACTTTAAAATCAAAGCAAGAAGGTAAAACCCCTACTCCGGAAATGTTAGATTTTCCTGGCGTAGAAGATGGTGTACGTGGAATGGCATTTATAGAAAATGTAGTGGCCTCAGGGCTGTCAGATCAGAAATGGTTTGATTTTAAAATATAA